A stretch of Triticum aestivum cultivar Chinese Spring chromosome 1D, IWGSC CS RefSeq v2.1, whole genome shotgun sequence DNA encodes these proteins:
- the LOC123166961 gene encoding uncharacterized protein, which produces MAAAGDPLQGQARPGQACSPPLRVTASAVTTAASSSPEAAAPLKADLRHVSDPSISSLQQFGSRRFDSFDSTRYCVPLRCSVCMHKFDLDKPPVLQEVADFFSGHGIEDFTFSKGRLSEWRCQAKLAVRRRPEKPLIGLYQEGTHTVQHILDCRGRTGGTATTDGMKPGHGNPLQPSRPRRRSVLWGILINMQFPGPQIDAVTNDNIVINVFNNLI; this is translated from the exons ATGGCGGCCGCGGGAGATCCTCTCCAAGGTCAAGCACGTCCAGGCCAAGCCTGCTCGCCGCCCTTGCGGGTGACTGCCTCCGCGGTGACGACGGCGGCCTCGTCGTCCCCGGAGGCCGCGGCGCCCCTCAAGGCCGACCTCCGCCACGTGAGCGATCCGTCGATCTCGTCTCTCCAACAGTTCGGTTCTCGCCGCTTTGATTCCTTTGATTCAACAAGATACTGTGTACCACTTCG GTGTTCCGTATGCATGCACAAGTTCGACCTGGACAAGCCGCCGGTGCTACAGGAGGTGGCGGATTTCTTCAGTGGCCACGGAATCGAGGACTTCACCTTCAGCAAGGGCAGGCTG TCAGAATGGCGTTGCCAGGCAAAGCTAGCGGTACGCAGAAGACCAGAGAAACCACTGATTGGCCTGTATCAGGAAGGGACACATACTGTTCAACATATTCTCGATTGTAGAG GTAGGACAGGAGGAACAGCGACAACCGACGGGATGAAGCCTGGCCATGGAAACCCACTACAGCCTTCAAGACCTCGACGGCGGTCGGTGCTATG GGGGATCCTGATCAACATGCAGTTCCCGGGGCCGCAGATCGACGCTGTCACCAACGACAACATCGtcatcaacgtcttcaacaacctgATCTGA